A single window of Hyphomicrobiales bacterium DNA harbors:
- the yadG gene encoding putative ABC transporter ATP-binding protein YadG (Evidence 3 : Putative function from multiple computational evidences) produces MQPVISISHLSKVYASGFQALNGIDLVINKGEIFALLGPNGAGKTTLISIICGIVSPSEGTILADGHDITVDFRAARSKIGLVPQELTTDAFETVWATVNFSRGLFGKPSNPPYIEKILRDLSLWDKRNSPIRTLSGGMKRRVMIAKALSHEPQILFLDEPTAGVDVELRRDMWDVVRTLRENGVTIILTTHYIEEAEEMADRIGVIDKGRIILVEDKSELMRKLGQKRLTILLQKKLDHIPQALDVYGLELAADGHELIYTYDTQGERTGITDLLGALSRADVAFKDLQTTQSSLEEIFVNLVRNGA; encoded by the coding sequence ATGCAGCCCGTCATTTCCATTTCCCACTTGTCCAAGGTCTATGCCTCGGGGTTCCAGGCCCTCAACGGCATTGATCTCGTCATCAACAAGGGCGAAATCTTCGCCCTGCTCGGTCCCAATGGCGCCGGCAAGACGACCCTGATCAGCATCATCTGTGGCATCGTCAGCCCGAGTGAGGGCACGATCCTCGCCGACGGCCACGATATCACGGTGGATTTCCGTGCTGCCCGTTCCAAGATAGGCCTCGTTCCGCAGGAACTGACCACAGATGCCTTCGAGACGGTATGGGCAACCGTGAACTTCAGCCGGGGGCTCTTCGGCAAGCCATCCAATCCGCCCTATATCGAGAAGATCCTGCGTGACCTGTCGTTATGGGACAAGCGCAACAGCCCCATCCGGACGCTATCCGGCGGCATGAAGCGCCGTGTGATGATCGCCAAGGCGCTGTCGCATGAACCGCAGATCCTTTTCCTCGACGAACCAACCGCCGGTGTCGATGTCGAACTCCGCCGTGACATGTGGGATGTGGTGCGGACACTGCGGGAGAACGGCGTCACCATCATCCTTACAACACACTATATCGAGGAAGCCGAGGAGATGGCCGATCGTATCGGCGTCATCGACAAAGGGCGAATCATTCTCGTGGAAGACAAGAGCGAGTTGATGCGCAAGCTCGGTCAGAAACGGCTGACCATTTTGTTGCAGAAAAAACTTGATCATATTCCGCAAGCGCTTGATGTTTACGGCCTTGAGCTCGCGGCAGATGGGCACGAGCTTATCTATACCTATGACACGCAAGGCGAGCGCACCGGAATTACGGATCTCCTGGGCGCGCTCAGCCGCGCGGACGTCGCCTTCAAGGATCTTCAGACGACCCAAAGCTCTCTCGAGGAGATATTCGTCAATCTCGTGAGGAACGGCGCATGA
- a CDS encoding hypothetical protein (Evidence 5 : Unknown function) yields the protein MSLARVVFLLHPAPVGTRANPIARALDCVHHDKAVQDNPKVVIGNWQEA from the coding sequence ATGTCGCTCGCCCGGGTCGTCTTTCTGCTTCACCCTGCCCCGGTGGGGACACGGGCAAACCCGATAGCGCGCGCCCTGGACTGCGTGCATCATGACAAGGCCGTCCAAGACAACCCAAAGGTCGTCATTGGCAATTGGCAGGAAGCATGA
- the lon gene encoding Lon protease yields the protein MMLKNLPLFAADAGGAPSADTAATQRPSELPQDALLIVPVRNFVLFPGVVMPIVGGRPTSVAAAQQAVREGRQIGVLMQRDPEAEPSPLGLHRMGVIANILRFVTAPDGSHHLICQGDGRFYVEEFIKETPFLAARIRRIEEPEGNSSDIEARFLHLQGQATEALQLLPQAPQELLAAVQGATSASALTDLIAAYIDITPNDKQDILETVDLHARMDKVAKILAKRIEVLRLSQEIGRQTKASLDERQREVLLREQMAAIQRELGEGDGKAQEVAELTEAITKAKMPPDVDQAARKELRRLERMPDASAEYGMIRTYLDWLIELPWALPEEKPIDIAQARRILDEDHFGLDKIKTRIVEYLAVRKLAPQGKAPILCFAGPPGVGKTSLGQSIARAMGRQFGRVSLGGVHDEAEIRGHRRTYVGALPGNIIQAIRKAGSRDCVLMLDEIDKMGAGIQGDPFAAMLEVLDPEQNSTFRDNYLGVPFDLSRVVFIATANMLDTIPGPLRDRMEIITLSGYTDSEKLEIAKRYLVRRQLEANGLRPDQAEIDDAALMAIIRNYTRESGVRNLEREVGRALRHIAVGIAEGKASHRHIGLDQLDDLLGPPRFEDEVAMRVSVPGVATGLAWTPVGGDILFIEATRTPGGGRLILTGQLGEVMRESAQAALSLVKSRARDVGIDPALFERNDIHIHVPAGATPKDGPSAGVAMFTALVSALTGRTVRSDTAMTGEISLRGLVLPVGGIKEKVVAAARAGLKRVLLPARNRRDFEDIPEDARKRLEFVWLERVDDAIAQALEPATEIKETAPAQ from the coding sequence ATGATGCTCAAGAACCTGCCTCTTTTTGCCGCCGACGCTGGTGGAGCCCCCAGCGCCGACACCGCCGCAACCCAGCGCCCGAGCGAACTTCCACAGGACGCGCTGCTGATCGTGCCCGTGCGCAATTTTGTTCTGTTCCCTGGCGTCGTCATGCCCATCGTCGGGGGCCGGCCCACGTCGGTTGCAGCGGCGCAGCAAGCCGTGCGTGAAGGGCGTCAGATCGGCGTGTTGATGCAACGCGATCCCGAAGCCGAGCCCTCCCCGCTCGGCCTTCACCGGATGGGGGTCATCGCGAATATTCTCCGCTTCGTGACCGCGCCTGATGGCTCGCATCATCTGATCTGCCAAGGTGATGGCCGATTCTACGTCGAGGAGTTCATCAAGGAAACGCCCTTCCTGGCAGCCCGCATCCGCCGTATCGAGGAGCCGGAAGGCAACAGCTCCGACATCGAGGCGCGCTTCCTGCATCTGCAGGGGCAGGCAACAGAGGCCCTGCAACTCCTGCCGCAGGCACCCCAGGAATTGCTGGCGGCGGTGCAGGGAGCCACATCGGCCTCCGCGCTGACGGATCTCATAGCGGCCTATATCGACATCACTCCCAACGACAAGCAGGATATCCTCGAGACCGTGGACCTCCATGCCCGCATGGACAAGGTCGCGAAGATCCTTGCCAAGCGCATCGAAGTGCTGCGCCTCTCCCAGGAGATTGGGCGGCAAACCAAGGCCTCCCTCGACGAGCGCCAACGCGAGGTGCTCCTGCGCGAGCAGATGGCGGCCATCCAGCGCGAACTCGGCGAGGGTGACGGCAAGGCGCAGGAGGTGGCAGAACTCACGGAGGCCATCACCAAGGCCAAAATGCCGCCGGACGTCGACCAGGCTGCCCGCAAGGAATTGCGCAGGCTGGAGCGCATGCCCGATGCCTCCGCCGAATACGGCATGATCCGTACTTATCTCGATTGGCTGATCGAGCTGCCCTGGGCCCTGCCCGAGGAAAAGCCGATCGACATTGCCCAGGCCCGGCGCATCCTCGACGAGGATCACTTCGGCCTCGACAAGATCAAGACGCGCATCGTCGAGTATCTCGCGGTGCGCAAGCTCGCGCCGCAGGGCAAGGCACCGATCCTGTGCTTCGCGGGCCCTCCCGGCGTCGGCAAGACCTCTCTCGGCCAGTCCATCGCGCGGGCAATGGGGCGCCAGTTCGGACGCGTCAGCCTCGGTGGCGTACATGACGAGGCTGAGATCCGCGGCCACCGCCGCACCTATGTCGGCGCCCTGCCCGGCAATATCATCCAGGCTATCCGCAAGGCGGGTTCACGCGATTGCGTGCTGATGCTCGACGAAATCGACAAGATGGGAGCCGGCATCCAGGGCGACCCCTTTGCCGCGATGCTGGAGGTGCTCGACCCCGAGCAGAACAGCACGTTCCGGGACAATTATCTCGGCGTGCCGTTCGATCTGTCGCGTGTGGTGTTCATCGCCACCGCCAACATGCTCGACACGATCCCCGGGCCATTGCGCGATCGCATGGAGATCATCACGCTCTCCGGCTATACGGACAGCGAAAAGCTGGAGATCGCCAAGCGCTATCTCGTCCGCCGGCAATTGGAAGCCAACGGCCTCAGGCCCGATCAGGCTGAGATCGACGACGCGGCGCTGATGGCGATCATCCGGAACTACACACGTGAATCAGGCGTGCGGAACCTCGAGCGCGAGGTCGGCAGGGCTCTCCGGCATATTGCCGTCGGCATTGCCGAGGGCAAGGCCAGCCACAGACATATCGGCCTCGATCAGCTCGACGACCTGCTTGGCCCACCGCGTTTCGAAGACGAGGTCGCGATGCGCGTCAGTGTACCTGGCGTCGCGACGGGCCTCGCCTGGACACCCGTCGGCGGTGATATCCTGTTCATAGAGGCCACGCGGACGCCCGGTGGTGGGCGGCTCATCCTCACCGGCCAGCTGGGAGAGGTGATGCGCGAGAGCGCCCAGGCCGCGCTTAGCCTGGTCAAGAGCAGGGCCCGGGATGTCGGTATCGATCCCGCGTTGTTCGAGCGGAACGACATCCACATCCACGTCCCGGCGGGCGCAACGCCCAAGGATGGACCGAGCGCCGGCGTCGCCATGTTCACGGCGCTCGTATCCGCCCTGACAGGACGCACCGTGCGCAGCGACACGGCCATGACGGGCGAGATCAGTCTGCGCGGTCTCGTCCTCCCCGTCGGCGGCATCAAGGAGAAGGTGGTGGCTGCGGCACGCGCTGGCCTTAAGCGCGTCCTCCTGCCCGCCCGCAATCGCCGTGATTTCGAGGATATTCCGGAGGATGCGCGCAAGCGCCTTGAGTTCGTCTGGCTGGAGCGCGTGGATGACGCAATAGCTCAAGCCCTCGAGCCCGCAACGGAAATCAAGGAAACCGCTCCCGCGCAATAG
- a CDS encoding Carbohydrate ABC transporter membrane protein 2 (CUT1 family) has translation MNRVVLTPADVLRWVLILAALAVTLFPFYWMVNTSLKPGPEVFQSPPTFFSSNWSFEAYRVVFETRPIGRYLLNSLVVSIGATALSVVLSALAAYGFTRFFVRGAAAFVLFLLFTKMLPETLLIIPYFQIMASLGLVDTYLALILAYSSFALPFSVWMLIGFFRTIPRDIDEAAIIDGASRLQTFFKVILPLARPGLVAVALFTFIIAWNSYVWALVLTTDANMFVVSVGIANLVGEYRVQWNELMAASVIAALPVMVLYGFLNRHLVSAITAGAVKA, from the coding sequence ATGAACCGCGTTGTGTTGACGCCGGCCGATGTCCTGCGCTGGGTGCTGATCCTGGCTGCGCTGGCGGTGACGCTCTTCCCATTCTACTGGATGGTGAATACCTCGCTGAAGCCGGGCCCCGAGGTTTTCCAGTCGCCACCGACCTTCTTCTCATCGAACTGGTCGTTCGAAGCCTATCGCGTGGTCTTTGAGACGCGGCCGATAGGCCGATATCTTCTGAACAGTCTGGTTGTATCGATCGGCGCGACGGCGTTGTCCGTTGTGCTCTCGGCGCTCGCGGCTTATGGCTTCACGCGTTTCTTCGTGCGTGGGGCGGCTGCTTTCGTGCTTTTCCTGCTGTTCACGAAGATGCTGCCGGAGACGCTGCTGATCATCCCGTATTTCCAGATCATGGCGTCGCTTGGCCTCGTCGATACCTATCTTGCGCTGATCCTGGCCTATTCGTCGTTTGCCTTGCCGTTCTCGGTATGGATGCTGATAGGCTTCTTCCGCACCATCCCGCGCGACATCGACGAGGCGGCGATTATCGATGGTGCATCGCGGCTGCAGACCTTCTTCAAGGTCATTCTGCCGCTGGCGCGCCCCGGCCTCGTCGCCGTGGCGCTGTTCACCTTCATCATCGCCTGGAATTCCTATGTCTGGGCGCTCGTACTGACGACGGATGCCAACATGTTCGTGGTCTCGGTGGGCATCGCCAATCTTGTCGGCGAATACCGGGTGCAATGGAACGAGCTGATGGCCGCTTCGGTCATTGCGGCCCTGCCGGTGATGGTCCTCTACGGCTTCCTTAACCGGCATCTTGTCAGCGCGATCACCGCGGGCGCGGTCAAGGCGTAG
- a CDS encoding HSP20 family molecular chaperone IbpA: MKNRDLKAWMWSDAVEMLARAERMHRDLFRPTATTGRTATPQWEPPVDVLETDHELRVLAALPGVDPDHIQVSITGGVLIIAGERVLPPELRTATIHRLELPQGRFERQLQLPTGRYEVGRPSVINGCLLVVLRKLV, encoded by the coding sequence ATGAAGAACCGGGACCTGAAGGCCTGGATGTGGTCCGATGCCGTTGAAATGCTGGCACGGGCCGAGCGCATGCATCGGGATTTGTTTCGCCCCACCGCCACTACGGGGCGGACGGCAACCCCCCAGTGGGAACCTCCTGTCGATGTCCTTGAGACTGACCATGAGCTGCGCGTGCTAGCTGCTCTGCCGGGCGTCGATCCCGACCACATCCAGGTGTCCATCACGGGCGGGGTTCTCATTATCGCGGGAGAGCGCGTCCTGCCGCCGGAACTGAGAACGGCGACCATTCATCGCCTCGAACTGCCGCAAGGCCGGTTCGAACGGCAACTCCAGCTTCCCACAGGCCGCTATGAGGTCGGCAGACCGTCCGTGATCAACGGTTGCCTCCTCGTCGTGCTGCGTAAGCTTGTCTGA
- the malF gene encoding Trehalose/maltose transport system permease protein MalF, with product MTAVSDSLSRPALPQRRRGQSARPGLESERWHGYLFIAPAFLFLCAVIVVPLVKAFWTSLERTRGLNTMFVGFDNYVRVLESEAFWNSLRVSLSFTALCVAMHMAIGLGLAMLLNRVVHARAVLRVAFLTPWMVAPAIGSTIWLWLLEPQFGVVNYLFSAVGLIDSYKAWLGEPSLAFGSIVAVDVWRGVPFVMLLLLAGLQTIPVEQYEAASIDGASPLQKFRYITLPNLKYFIVVASTLDIINTIRMFDIIAVMTGGGPVGATEVLPALLYNTAFRANHFGEAAAIGVLLLILVLAFSVLYVGLTRTHAQEGSR from the coding sequence ATGACGGCGGTATCAGACAGTCTCTCCCGGCCGGCGCTCCCCCAGCGCCGCCGGGGCCAATCGGCCCGGCCCGGCCTCGAAAGCGAGCGTTGGCACGGGTACCTCTTCATCGCGCCAGCCTTTCTCTTTCTGTGCGCGGTGATCGTCGTCCCGCTCGTCAAGGCGTTCTGGACCAGCCTGGAGCGCACGCGCGGGCTGAACACGATGTTTGTCGGCTTCGACAACTATGTGCGCGTGCTCGAAAGCGAGGCGTTCTGGAATTCGCTTCGGGTGTCCCTGTCCTTCACGGCCCTCTGCGTGGCGATGCACATGGCGATCGGGCTCGGGCTCGCGATGCTGCTCAATCGCGTCGTCCATGCGCGTGCGGTGCTGCGCGTTGCGTTCCTGACGCCATGGATGGTCGCCCCGGCGATCGGCTCGACGATCTGGCTCTGGCTGCTGGAGCCGCAATTCGGTGTCGTGAATTATCTGTTCTCCGCCGTGGGGCTGATCGACAGCTACAAGGCCTGGCTCGGCGAGCCCTCGCTCGCCTTCGGCTCCATCGTGGCGGTCGATGTCTGGCGCGGCGTGCCTTTCGTCATGCTCCTCCTCCTGGCCGGTTTGCAGACCATCCCGGTGGAGCAATATGAGGCGGCGAGTATCGACGGAGCATCACCGTTGCAAAAATTCCGCTATATAACCCTGCCAAATCTGAAGTATTTCATTGTGGTCGCCTCGACGCTCGACATCATCAATACGATCCGCATGTTCGACATCATCGCGGTGATGACGGGCGGCGGTCCTGTCGGTGCCACCGAGGTCCTGCCGGCGTTGCTCTACAACACCGCCTTCCGCGCCAATCACTTCGGCGAGGCAGCAGCGATCGGTGTGCTTTTGCTCATTCTCGTGCTGGCCTTCTCGGTGCTCTATGTCGGGCTGACACGCACCCACGCGCAGGAGGGGTCACGATGA
- a CDS encoding LacI family transcriptional regulator, with product MNVMRKPTMHDVARRAGVSTGTVSNVLNDPQVVSADKRERVLEAIAHLGYLRNSLAQSLKSESSRVIGLCVPHAASAYFTSLIDALEDIAYTRGYAMVQILSRHDPDMEYRRVETLLAHRIAGLIIVPSQSPQRTFDLLHRARVPAVMVDRLWPDDRFDYVTMNNSEAMRATVAGLIARGHRHILYTARYPDLVTTQQRIAAFEAAGQAAVETTRTTVLVSGEDEITFGPRLVAALRAPDAPTAVIASNSVITLWVLRAFREAGIIYPDDVSLVAFDEPVWADVTTPPLSIIRHPSIAIAETTWELLMERLEDSRNAQVTPKPRRHVQLPATLEFRGSVGAPHAAPHD from the coding sequence TTGAACGTGATGCGTAAACCGACCATGCATGACGTCGCGCGCCGGGCGGGCGTGTCGACGGGCACCGTATCCAATGTCTTGAATGATCCGCAGGTCGTCAGTGCCGACAAGCGTGAGCGGGTCCTCGAAGCCATAGCGCATCTGGGCTATCTGCGGAACAGCCTGGCGCAGAGCCTGAAAAGTGAGAGCTCTCGCGTGATCGGGCTGTGTGTGCCGCATGCGGCGAGCGCCTATTTCACGAGCTTGATCGACGCCCTGGAAGACATCGCCTACACGCGCGGCTACGCGATGGTTCAGATCCTCAGCAGACACGATCCGGACATGGAGTATCGACGGGTCGAAACGCTGCTCGCCCATCGAATCGCCGGCCTGATCATCGTCCCAAGCCAGTCGCCGCAGCGCACTTTCGACCTGCTCCACCGCGCCCGCGTGCCGGCAGTCATGGTCGACCGCCTCTGGCCGGACGATCGCTTTGACTATGTGACGATGAACAACAGCGAAGCCATGAGGGCGACCGTCGCGGGCCTCATCGCCCGGGGGCATCGCCACATCCTCTACACCGCGCGCTATCCGGACCTCGTCACCACCCAGCAGCGGATTGCCGCCTTTGAAGCCGCCGGACAAGCCGCCGTTGAGACGACACGCACGACCGTCCTCGTCAGTGGGGAAGACGAGATCACCTTCGGACCCCGGCTCGTCGCCGCCCTGCGCGCGCCCGACGCGCCGACGGCCGTCATCGCCAGTAACAGCGTGATTACCCTCTGGGTTCTCCGCGCCTTCAGGGAGGCGGGTATAATCTACCCCGACGATGTCTCGCTGGTTGCCTTCGACGAGCCGGTTTGGGCTGATGTCACGACCCCGCCGCTGTCCATTATCCGACATCCCAGCATCGCGATCGCGGAAACCACTTGGGAGCTTCTCATGGAACGACTGGAGGACAGCCGCAACGCGCAAGTCACCCCTAAGCCGCGACGGCATGTCCAGCTTCCCGCGACGCTCGAATTCCGTGGCTCAGTCGGAGCGCCCCACGCGGCACCCCATGATTGA
- a CDS encoding Carbohydrate ABC transporter substrate-binding protein (CUT1 family), producing the protein MLKSTRRKLLSGIAGGLALGGLAFLGATGAIAQTADKPIVLQWQTANLTEKQFEPVWKEMVAAFEAANPGIKIEPVLVARKDHWTKFVTASQARRAPCLVSVDLTTAAYNGYLMALDKYWDGEPEAWRKAWSDEVMKAARWQGKLYGVPIWGGIYAEIYNENLVKAAGLDPAKPPVSWADYRTWAKALTKDGQWATAILGGKTDTTTRVLLSWIYSNGGEVFNADMTEATFAKNPKSLEAIKAYLGLARDGLAAPAPTTTNYLEQTVMFAQNKIATMRNANWAIAKAEEDNPALKGKLIVAPAPHQIPNAPTLKTVTSTSIAADCANPEAAWKFIKFEADAKWSIKRAKVANWMPIRSDLANEPEIKSDPMLLTFLKIGENAKPYPLPLPIWADIAAGDIVDAVQKALLAPDTLETVFKDLDAKINRKLKDQ; encoded by the coding sequence ATGTTGAAATCGACGCGCCGTAAACTTTTGTCCGGGATCGCGGGTGGGCTTGCACTTGGCGGGCTCGCATTCCTTGGAGCCACCGGCGCCATCGCGCAGACGGCGGATAAGCCGATCGTTCTGCAATGGCAGACAGCCAATTTGACGGAGAAGCAGTTCGAGCCGGTCTGGAAGGAGATGGTCGCTGCCTTCGAGGCGGCCAATCCGGGCATCAAGATCGAACCCGTTCTCGTTGCGCGCAAGGATCACTGGACGAAATTCGTGACCGCCTCGCAGGCGCGTCGCGCGCCTTGCCTCGTCTCGGTCGATCTGACCACCGCGGCCTATAACGGCTATCTGATGGCGCTCGACAAATACTGGGACGGCGAGCCGGAGGCCTGGCGCAAGGCTTGGAGCGACGAGGTGATGAAGGCCGCGCGCTGGCAGGGCAAGCTCTATGGCGTGCCGATCTGGGGCGGCATCTATGCGGAGATCTATAACGAGAATCTCGTCAAGGCGGCCGGCCTCGATCCCGCGAAGCCTCCGGTGAGCTGGGCCGACTATAGGACCTGGGCGAAGGCCCTGACCAAGGATGGCCAATGGGCGACAGCTATCCTCGGCGGCAAGACCGACACGACGACGCGCGTGCTCCTGAGCTGGATCTATTCCAACGGTGGCGAAGTCTTCAACGCCGACATGACCGAGGCGACCTTCGCCAAGAACCCGAAGAGCCTCGAGGCGATCAAGGCCTATCTCGGGCTTGCGCGAGACGGTCTGGCCGCGCCGGCACCGACCACGACGAACTACCTCGAACAGACGGTCATGTTCGCGCAGAACAAGATCGCCACGATGCGCAACGCCAACTGGGCGATCGCCAAAGCCGAGGAGGACAACCCCGCGCTCAAGGGCAAGCTCATCGTCGCGCCCGCGCCGCATCAGATCCCGAATGCGCCGACCCTTAAGACGGTGACGTCAACGAGCATCGCGGCCGATTGCGCGAACCCGGAGGCCGCCTGGAAGTTCATCAAGTTCGAAGCCGACGCGAAATGGTCGATCAAGCGCGCCAAGGTTGCGAACTGGATGCCCATTCGCAGCGATCTCGCCAATGAGCCGGAGATCAAGAGTGATCCGATGCTTCTGACCTTCCTGAAGATCGGCGAGAATGCGAAGCCCTATCCCCTGCCGCTGCCCATCTGGGCGGATATCGCGGCCGGCGACATCGTTGACGCCGTCCAGAAGGCCCTGCTCGCACCGGACACGCTCGAGACGGTCTTCAAGGACCTCGATGCCAAGATCAACCGTAAGCTGAAAGACCAATGA
- a CDS encoding Galactose mutarotase-like enzyme encodes MPASTAPQSPSLIHIASHGYSASVNPAGAELMSLDHDGRPLLWPGDVNSWAERAPVLFPTIGLVTNGEIHVGGRAYPMPPHGFAKRSIFTVTASEPDRCSLTLEATSATREHYPFAFDLKLDYGLGADGLRIAATITNPGSETLPASFGFHPGFRWPLEPGVPKSSYRISFDDDRRITTKRPVQGFFTEESAAVDLPNGHLDLDDDLFVGGGLFLVGPKSSQVRFGSPAGKLALTVAHENCPDVMLWMKPGAEFLCIEPWHGQPDPAGFADEFSRKPGLARIPPGQSIVVAMSVGVDS; translated from the coding sequence ATGCCCGCATCGACTGCCCCCCAATCCCCCTCGCTCATTCACATCGCAAGCCACGGCTATAGCGCCAGCGTCAATCCCGCCGGCGCCGAACTGATGAGCCTCGATCATGATGGCAGGCCGCTCCTCTGGCCGGGCGACGTCAACAGCTGGGCAGAACGTGCGCCAGTCCTGTTTCCGACCATCGGCCTCGTCACCAACGGCGAAATCCACGTCGGGGGCCGCGCCTATCCCATGCCGCCCCACGGCTTCGCCAAGCGCTCGATCTTTACCGTGACCGCAAGCGAGCCGGACCGTTGCAGCCTTACGCTCGAAGCGACCTCCGCCACCCGCGAGCACTATCCCTTCGCTTTCGACTTGAAGCTGGATTACGGCCTCGGCGCTGATGGCCTGCGTATTGCCGCGACGATCACCAATCCCGGTAGCGAAACCCTGCCCGCGAGCTTTGGCTTCCATCCCGGTTTTCGCTGGCCGCTGGAACCTGGGGTCCCGAAGTCGTCCTACAGAATCAGCTTCGACGACGATCGTCGCATTACGACCAAACGTCCCGTGCAGGGCTTCTTCACTGAGGAGAGTGCGGCCGTCGATCTGCCGAATGGCCATCTCGACCTCGATGATGACCTCTTCGTGGGCGGCGGCCTTTTCCTTGTCGGGCCGAAGAGCTCTCAGGTTCGATTTGGTTCACCTGCCGGCAAACTGGCGCTGACGGTCGCCCACGAGAATTGCCCCGATGTTATGTTGTGGATGAAGCCGGGTGCGGAATTTCTCTGTATCGAGCCATGGCATGGCCAGCCGGATCCGGCCGGCTTTGCCGACGAGTTCAGCCGCAAGCCGGGCCTCGCGCGCATTCCTCCGGGACAATCCATTGTCGTCGCAATGTCGGTCGGCGTGGATAGCTAA
- a CDS encoding Galactonate dehydratase has protein sequence MKVTGVETFKFWVDWCNWLFVRITTDEGLTGWGEASLHGPIESVETAIREMAPHLIGQDPAGPEQHWHRLYNAWRWRGGATLTSALSGIDIALWDLEGKRLGVPVHRLLGGAHRKRLRVYASHWLSGVRTPEAAFEGAREAVRRGFTGFKCCLISYDGLRANEARELRLAREMMAAAREGAGPDVDIFHECSEFLSPRTAVMLDEALSPYRPGWFEEPIPFENAKVMARLQRDIRTPIATGERLLSRYEFRELLEEGGCKIIQPDIMHGGGFTELRRIAAMADTYYVPVAPHNPGGPICTVASMHLAASIPNFYILEQMEPQRAIRDAVSRPAIQFEDGHFILPEGPGLGLEPDIEALKDHVFRPQPLGERPGSLFR, from the coding sequence ATGAAAGTAACGGGAGTTGAAACGTTCAAATTCTGGGTTGATTGGTGCAATTGGCTGTTCGTCCGCATCACGACCGACGAGGGGCTGACGGGCTGGGGAGAGGCTTCCCTGCATGGGCCGATCGAATCCGTGGAAACGGCCATACGGGAGATGGCGCCGCATCTCATCGGCCAGGATCCCGCCGGCCCGGAACAGCATTGGCATCGTCTGTACAATGCCTGGCGCTGGCGCGGCGGGGCCACGCTGACGAGCGCTCTGAGCGGGATCGACATTGCGCTGTGGGACCTTGAGGGCAAGAGGCTCGGCGTCCCGGTGCATCGCCTTCTCGGTGGGGCGCATCGCAAGCGCCTGCGTGTCTACGCGAGCCATTGGCTGTCCGGCGTTCGCACGCCGGAAGCGGCCTTCGAGGGCGCGCGCGAAGCGGTGCGCCGCGGCTTCACCGGCTTCAAATGCTGCCTGATCAGCTACGACGGCTTGCGCGCCAATGAAGCGCGGGAGCTGCGCCTCGCCCGTGAGATGATGGCGGCGGCGCGCGAAGGGGCGGGACCGGATGTCGACATCTTCCACGAATGCAGCGAGTTCCTGTCGCCGCGCACGGCGGTGATGCTCGATGAGGCCCTCTCGCCGTACAGGCCCGGCTGGTTCGAGGAGCCAATCCCTTTCGAGAACGCCAAGGTGATGGCGCGTCTTCAGCGCGATATCAGGACGCCGATCGCGACGGGCGAGCGTCTGCTGTCACGCTATGAATTCCGGGAGTTGCTGGAGGAGGGCGGCTGCAAGATCATCCAGCCGGACATCATGCACGGCGGCGGGTTCACCGAGTTGCGGCGCATAGCGGCCATGGCGGATACCTATTACGTGCCCGTCGCGCCGCATAATCCGGGTGGGCCGATCTGCACAGTCGCCTCCATGCATCTCGCGGCCAGTATTCCAAACTTCTACATTCTTGAGCAGATGGAGCCGCAGCGCGCCATTCGCGACGCGGTCAGCCGCCCGGCAATCCAGTTCGAGGACGGCCATTTCATCCTGCCCGAGGGGCCAGGGCTCGGCCTTGAGCCGGACATCGAGGCGCTCAAGGACCACGTCTTCAGGCCTCAGCCGCTCGGCGAGCGGCCAGGTTCGTTGTTCCGCTAA